A region of Peromyscus maniculatus bairdii isolate BWxNUB_F1_BW_parent chromosome 7, HU_Pman_BW_mat_3.1, whole genome shotgun sequence DNA encodes the following proteins:
- the Ulk3 gene encoding serine/threonine-protein kinase ULK3 isoform X1: protein MAGPGWGLPRLDGFILTERLGSGTYATVYKAYAKKDTREVVAIKCVAKKSLNKASVENLLTEIEILKGIRHPHIVQLKDFQWDNDNIYLIMEFCAGGDLSRFIHTRRILPEKVARVFLQQLASALKFLHERNISHLDLKPQNILLSSLEKPHLKLADFGFAQHMSPWDEKHVLRGSPLYMAPEMVCRRQYDARVDLWSVGVILYEALFGKPPFASRSFSELEEKIRSNRVIELPLRPQLSLDCRDLLQRLLERDPSRRISFQDFFAHPWVDLEHMPSGESLARATALVVEAVKKDQEGDAAAALSLYCKALDFFVPALHYEVDAQRKEAIKAKVGQYVSRAEELKAIVSSSNQALLRQDTSVQGLLREMARDKPRLLAALEVASAAMAKEEEAGKEQDALDLYQHSLGELLLLLAAEAPGRRRELLHTEVQNLMARAEYLKEQIKIRESHWEAETLDKEGLSESVRSSCTLQ, encoded by the exons ATGGCTGGGCCCGGCTGGGGGCTTCCTCGGCTGGACGGTTTCATCCTTACCGAGCGCCTGGGCAGTGGCACGTACGCCACGGTGTACAAGGCCTACGCCAAG AAGGACACTCGGGAGGTGGTAGCCATAAAATGCGTGGCCAAGAAAAGTCTCAACAAGGCATCTGTGGAAAACCTCCTGACTGAGATTGAGATCCTCAAGGGCATTCGGCACCCCCATATTGTGCAGCTGAAAGACTTCCAG TGGGACAATGACAATATCTACCTCATCATGGAGTTCTGCGCAGGGGGCGACCTGTCTCGCTTCATCCACACCCGCAGGATCCTGCCTGAGAAGGTGGCGCGAGTTTTCCTGCAGCAGCTGG CTAGTGCCCTGAAGTTCCTGCATGAACGAAACATCTCTCATCTGGATCTGAAGCCACAGAACATTCTGCTGAGCTCTTTGGAGAAGCCCCATCTGAAACTGGCAG ACTTTGGCTTTGCACAACACATGTCTCCGTGGGACGAGAAACACGTGCTTCGGGGCTCCCCACTCTACATGGCTCCCGAGATGGTGTGCCGGCGGCAGTACGACGCCCGTGTGGACCTCTGGTCCGTGGGGGTCATCCTGTATG AAGCCCTCTTCGGGAAGCCCCCCTTTGCCTCCAGATCGTTCTCAGAGCTGGAAGAAAAGATCCGCAGCAATCGAGTTATTGAG CTCCCCCTTCGGCCCCAGCTCTCCCTAGACTGCCGTGACCTCCTGCAGCGCCTCCTAGAACGGGACCCCAGCCGCCGGATCTCCTTCCAGGACTTCTTCGCCCACCCCTGGGTGGATCTGGAGCACATGCCCAGTGGGGAAAGCCTGGCGAGAGCA ACAGCCCTTGTGGTGGAGGCTGTGAAGAAGGACCAGGAGGGGGACGCTGCTGCAGCCCTGTCCCTCTACTGCAAGGCTCTGGACTTCTTTGTACCTGCCCTGCACT ACGAAGTGGATGCCCAGCGGAAGGAGGCAATTAAGGCCAAG GTAGGGCAGTATGTGTCCCGGGCGGAGGAGCTCAAAGCCATCGTCTCCTCCTCCAATCAGGCCCTGCTAAGGCAGGACACATCTGTCCAAGGCCTGCTGCGAG AGATGGCCCGGGACAAGCCTCGCCTCCTTGCTGCCCTGGAAGTGGCCTCAGCTGCCATGGCCAAG gaggaggaagctggcaAGGAGCAGGATGCCCTGGACCTGTACCAGCACAGCCTCGGGGAGCTGCTACTGCTGTTGGCAG CAGAAGCCCCAGGCCGAAGACGGGAGCTCCTTCACACTGAG GTTCAGAACCTCATGGCTCGAGCTGAGTACCTGAAAGAGCAGATCAAG ATAAGGGAATctcactgggaagcagagactcTGGACAAAGAGGGGCTGTCGGAGTCTGTTCGGAGCT CCTGCACACTACAGTGA
- the Scamp2 gene encoding secretory carrier-associated membrane protein 2 isoform X1, with the protein MSAFDTNPFADPVDVNPFQDPSVTQLTSAPQGGLAEFNPFSETNAATTVPVTQLPGPSQPAVLQPSVEPAQPTPQLLLRQASKFLPSRFLAAGEPSERQMLLGGDSIPRDSYIRKLPKAVAAAAQAGLLRQQEELDRKAAELERKERELQNTAANLHVRDNNWPPLPAWCPVKPCFYQDFSTEIPADYQRICKMLYYLWMLHSVTLFLNLLACLAWFTSNAANGTAFGLSILWFVIFTPCAFLCWYRPIYKAFRSDNSFSFFVFFFVFFCQIGIYFIQLIGLPNLGTSGWLAALSTLHDGPLAVSIIMMVVAGFFTLCAGLSLFLLQRVHAFYRRTGASFQQAQEEFSQGIFSNRTFRSAASSAARGTFQGN; encoded by the exons gacCCCTCTGTGACCCAGCTGACCAGTGCTCCCCAGGGTGGCCTGGCTGAATTCAATCCCTTCTCAGAG ACAAATGCAGCAACAACGGTTCCTGTCACACAGCTTCCTGGGCCCTCCCAGCCGGCAGTTCTCCAGCCCTCAGTGGAGCCAGCACAGCCAACGCCCCAG CTCCTGCTTAGGCAGGCCAGCAAGTTTCTGCCTTCCCGATTCCTGGCAGCGGGTGAGCCCTCAGAGAGGCAGATGCTACTAGGAGGAGATAGTATCCCCAGGGACAGCTACATTCGAAAGCTTCCGAAG GCTGTTGCAGCTGCAGCCCAAGCCGGCCTGCTTCGGCAGCAGGAGGAACTAGACAGGAAAGCTGCTGAGCTGGAGCGCAAGGAGCGCGAGCTGCAGAACACCGCGGCGAACTTACACG TGAGGGACAACAACTGGCCGCCCCTGCCCGCGTGGTGCCCCGTCAAGCCCTGCTTCTATCAGGACTTCTCCACAGAGATCCCTGCCGACTACCAGCGGATATGCAAGATGCTTTACTACCTCTGGATGT TGCATTCAGTGACTCTGTTTCTGAACCTGCTGGCATGCCTGGCCTGGTTCACAAGCAATGCGGCGAACGGGACAGCCTTTGGTCTCTCCATCCTTTGGTTTGTGATCTTCACCCCGTGTGCCTTCCTTTGTTGGTACCGACCAATCTACAAGGCTTTCAG gtCTGACAACTCTTTCAGCTTCTTCGtgttcttctttgtatttttttgtcaAATAGGGATCTACTTCATCCAGTTGATTGGCTTGCCTAACCTGGGGACCAG TGGTTGGCTTGCAGCCTTGTCTACACTGCACGATGGGCCCTTAGCTGTGTCCATCATCATGATGGTAGTGGCCGGCTTCTTTACCCTCTGTGCTGGGctctcactcttcctcctgcAGCGG GTTCATGCCTTCTACCGCCGAACAGGAGCCAGCTTCCAGCAGGCTCAGGAAGAGTTTTCCCAGggcatcttcagcaacaggacctTCCGCAGTGCTGCTTCGTCCGCCGCCCGAGGAACCTTCCAGGGGAACTAG
- the Ulk3 gene encoding serine/threonine-protein kinase ULK3 isoform X2: MAGPGWGLPRLDGFILTERLGSGTYATVYKAYAKKDTREVVAIKCVAKKSLNKASVENLLTEIEILKGIRHPHIVQLKDFQWDNDNIYLIMEFCAGGDLSRFIHTRRILPEKVARVFLQQLASALKFLHERNISHLDLKPQNILLSSLEKPHLKLADFGFAQHMSPWDEKHVLRGSPLYMAPEMVCRRQYDARVDLWSVGVILYEALFGKPPFASRSFSELEEKIRSNRVIELPLRPQLSLDCRDLLQRLLERDPSRRISFQDFFAHPWVDLEHMPSGESLARATALVVEAVKKDQEGDAAAALSLYCKALDFFVPALHYEVDAQRKEAIKAKVGQYVSRAEELKAIVSSSNQALLRQDTSVQGLLREMARDKPRLLAALEVASAAMAKEEEAGKEQDALDLYQHSLGELLLLLAEAPGRRRELLHTEVQNLMARAEYLKEQIKIRESHWEAETLDKEGLSESVRSSCTLQ, encoded by the exons ATGGCTGGGCCCGGCTGGGGGCTTCCTCGGCTGGACGGTTTCATCCTTACCGAGCGCCTGGGCAGTGGCACGTACGCCACGGTGTACAAGGCCTACGCCAAG AAGGACACTCGGGAGGTGGTAGCCATAAAATGCGTGGCCAAGAAAAGTCTCAACAAGGCATCTGTGGAAAACCTCCTGACTGAGATTGAGATCCTCAAGGGCATTCGGCACCCCCATATTGTGCAGCTGAAAGACTTCCAG TGGGACAATGACAATATCTACCTCATCATGGAGTTCTGCGCAGGGGGCGACCTGTCTCGCTTCATCCACACCCGCAGGATCCTGCCTGAGAAGGTGGCGCGAGTTTTCCTGCAGCAGCTGG CTAGTGCCCTGAAGTTCCTGCATGAACGAAACATCTCTCATCTGGATCTGAAGCCACAGAACATTCTGCTGAGCTCTTTGGAGAAGCCCCATCTGAAACTGGCAG ACTTTGGCTTTGCACAACACATGTCTCCGTGGGACGAGAAACACGTGCTTCGGGGCTCCCCACTCTACATGGCTCCCGAGATGGTGTGCCGGCGGCAGTACGACGCCCGTGTGGACCTCTGGTCCGTGGGGGTCATCCTGTATG AAGCCCTCTTCGGGAAGCCCCCCTTTGCCTCCAGATCGTTCTCAGAGCTGGAAGAAAAGATCCGCAGCAATCGAGTTATTGAG CTCCCCCTTCGGCCCCAGCTCTCCCTAGACTGCCGTGACCTCCTGCAGCGCCTCCTAGAACGGGACCCCAGCCGCCGGATCTCCTTCCAGGACTTCTTCGCCCACCCCTGGGTGGATCTGGAGCACATGCCCAGTGGGGAAAGCCTGGCGAGAGCA ACAGCCCTTGTGGTGGAGGCTGTGAAGAAGGACCAGGAGGGGGACGCTGCTGCAGCCCTGTCCCTCTACTGCAAGGCTCTGGACTTCTTTGTACCTGCCCTGCACT ACGAAGTGGATGCCCAGCGGAAGGAGGCAATTAAGGCCAAG GTAGGGCAGTATGTGTCCCGGGCGGAGGAGCTCAAAGCCATCGTCTCCTCCTCCAATCAGGCCCTGCTAAGGCAGGACACATCTGTCCAAGGCCTGCTGCGAG AGATGGCCCGGGACAAGCCTCGCCTCCTTGCTGCCCTGGAAGTGGCCTCAGCTGCCATGGCCAAG gaggaggaagctggcaAGGAGCAGGATGCCCTGGACCTGTACCAGCACAGCCTCGGGGAGCTGCTACTGCTGTTGGCAG AAGCCCCAGGCCGAAGACGGGAGCTCCTTCACACTGAG GTTCAGAACCTCATGGCTCGAGCTGAGTACCTGAAAGAGCAGATCAAG ATAAGGGAATctcactgggaagcagagactcTGGACAAAGAGGGGCTGTCGGAGTCTGTTCGGAGCT CCTGCACACTACAGTGA
- the Scamp2 gene encoding secretory carrier-associated membrane protein 2 isoform X2, producing MSAFDTNPFADPVDVNPFQDPSVTQLTSAPQGGLAEFNPFSETNAATTVPVTQLPGPSQPAVLQPSVEPAQPTPQAVAAAAQAGLLRQQEELDRKAAELERKERELQNTAANLHVRDNNWPPLPAWCPVKPCFYQDFSTEIPADYQRICKMLYYLWMLHSVTLFLNLLACLAWFTSNAANGTAFGLSILWFVIFTPCAFLCWYRPIYKAFRSDNSFSFFVFFFVFFCQIGIYFIQLIGLPNLGTSGWLAALSTLHDGPLAVSIIMMVVAGFFTLCAGLSLFLLQRVHAFYRRTGASFQQAQEEFSQGIFSNRTFRSAASSAARGTFQGN from the exons gacCCCTCTGTGACCCAGCTGACCAGTGCTCCCCAGGGTGGCCTGGCTGAATTCAATCCCTTCTCAGAG ACAAATGCAGCAACAACGGTTCCTGTCACACAGCTTCCTGGGCCCTCCCAGCCGGCAGTTCTCCAGCCCTCAGTGGAGCCAGCACAGCCAACGCCCCAG GCTGTTGCAGCTGCAGCCCAAGCCGGCCTGCTTCGGCAGCAGGAGGAACTAGACAGGAAAGCTGCTGAGCTGGAGCGCAAGGAGCGCGAGCTGCAGAACACCGCGGCGAACTTACACG TGAGGGACAACAACTGGCCGCCCCTGCCCGCGTGGTGCCCCGTCAAGCCCTGCTTCTATCAGGACTTCTCCACAGAGATCCCTGCCGACTACCAGCGGATATGCAAGATGCTTTACTACCTCTGGATGT TGCATTCAGTGACTCTGTTTCTGAACCTGCTGGCATGCCTGGCCTGGTTCACAAGCAATGCGGCGAACGGGACAGCCTTTGGTCTCTCCATCCTTTGGTTTGTGATCTTCACCCCGTGTGCCTTCCTTTGTTGGTACCGACCAATCTACAAGGCTTTCAG gtCTGACAACTCTTTCAGCTTCTTCGtgttcttctttgtatttttttgtcaAATAGGGATCTACTTCATCCAGTTGATTGGCTTGCCTAACCTGGGGACCAG TGGTTGGCTTGCAGCCTTGTCTACACTGCACGATGGGCCCTTAGCTGTGTCCATCATCATGATGGTAGTGGCCGGCTTCTTTACCCTCTGTGCTGGGctctcactcttcctcctgcAGCGG GTTCATGCCTTCTACCGCCGAACAGGAGCCAGCTTCCAGCAGGCTCAGGAAGAGTTTTCCCAGggcatcttcagcaacaggacctTCCGCAGTGCTGCTTCGTCCGCCGCCCGAGGAACCTTCCAGGGGAACTAG